One segment of Streptomyces sp. NBC_00576 DNA contains the following:
- a CDS encoding nucleotidyltransferase family protein, producing MIGRLALDEQLGALREVLSRNDVLVEVLARTATLDLPGWYLTAGCLFQTVWNVVTDRPPTDGIKDYDVFYFDDGDLSWEAENRAIGAGREVFAGLPAEVEIRNEARVHLWYEEKFGVPCPPYRSTEAAIDSFAATTCCLGVRLERDGQWRVYAPHGLSDVFNLVVRPNPVLAPQAVYEAKAARWGEQWPELTVLDWPRPRGSRDSRS from the coding sequence ATGATCGGTCGGCTTGCCCTCGATGAACAACTCGGGGCTCTGCGCGAGGTGTTGTCGCGCAACGACGTGTTGGTGGAGGTGCTGGCCCGCACCGCGACGCTGGATCTGCCCGGGTGGTATCTGACGGCCGGGTGCCTGTTCCAGACCGTGTGGAACGTGGTCACGGACAGGCCGCCCACGGACGGCATCAAGGACTACGACGTCTTCTACTTCGACGACGGTGACCTGTCGTGGGAGGCGGAGAACAGGGCGATCGGTGCTGGGCGCGAGGTCTTCGCCGGCCTGCCCGCCGAGGTCGAGATCCGCAACGAGGCCCGGGTCCACCTCTGGTACGAGGAGAAGTTCGGCGTCCCGTGCCCGCCGTACCGGTCCACCGAGGCGGCGATCGACAGTTTCGCGGCGACGACGTGCTGTCTGGGCGTACGCCTGGAACGGGACGGCCAGTGGCGTGTGTACGCGCCGCACGGGCTCTCGGACGTGTTCAACCTCGTCGTCCGGCCGAACCCGGTCCTTGCCCCGCAGGCCGTCTACGAGGCGAAGGCGGCGCGGTGGGGGGAGCAGTGGCCCGAGCTGACGGTGCTGGACTGGCCTCGGCCGAGGGGGTCACGGGACAGCCGGAGCTGA
- a CDS encoding GntR family transcriptional regulator, which produces MTPELDRTRPVWRQVAAVITARIADGEYPVGARVPSVVELSAEFGIASSTAQKALAHLKAEGLIRAEVGLGSFVAERPEV; this is translated from the coding sequence ATGACACCCGAGCTCGATCGAACCCGACCCGTCTGGCGCCAGGTCGCCGCAGTCATCACCGCCCGCATCGCCGACGGGGAGTACCCGGTGGGTGCCCGTGTGCCGTCGGTCGTTGAACTGTCCGCCGAGTTCGGCATCGCGAGTTCCACCGCCCAGAAGGCGCTGGCCCACCTCAAGGCGGAGGGGCTGATCCGTGCAGAGGTCGGCCTGGGCTCTTTCGTCGCCGAGCGCCCCGAGGTGTAA